A stretch of the Ctenopharyngodon idella isolate HZGC_01 chromosome 14, HZGC01, whole genome shotgun sequence genome encodes the following:
- the LOC127494593 gene encoding uncharacterized protein LOC127494593 isoform X2 encodes MQKVFRAMYLKTHTYDAFRRHARTYLEPAIIHKWKEEQNLQLHYLSQNKNVILGGDMRADSSGYSAKYGSYTMMNLQTNNIIDIQLVQSNEVGGSYHMEKEGLRRSLDLLEESGVKSDCIVTDRHPQIQKFLKDRKINHYYDVWHTVKGLSKKVEKISREKDCSLVKKWRKSITNHLYWSATSSDSGPEKVAKWTSIINHIQDIHTHSDPVFPRCQHEQRVSKDRSKWFQPGSTALNRLRKVLINKRVLSDVEKLSPYDQTSTVESFHKVVLHFAPKNVVFPFTGMLCRLYLAAMHFNENAVQPHVTSKGKLVHKLHFPKAKKGGHTVKPVKTEPTFCKLFQKNENGYVINLMNTVFEEVVRDPLPYLDAIQRIPVPPDSSAQHETNHTTAAE; translated from the exons ATGCAAAAG GTGTTCAGGGCGATGTACTTGAAAACGCATACATATGATGCTTTTAGAAGGCATGCCAGGACATACCTTGAACCTGCTATCATCCACAAGTGGAAGGAGGAGCAAAATTTGCAGCTGCACTACCTGAGCCAGAACAAGAATGTCATTCTTGGTGGTGACATGCGAGCAGACTCTTCAG GATATTCTGCAAAATATGGAAGCTACACCATGATGAACTTGCAGACCAACAACATTATAGACATACAGCTGGTGCAG AGCAACGAGGTAGGAGGAAGCTACCACATGGAGAAGGAGGGCCTTAGAAGAAGCTTGGATCTCCTGGAGGAAAGCGGTGTAAAGTCGGACTGCATTGTCACTGACCGTCACCCCCAGATACAAAAGTTCCTAAAGGATCGTAAAATCAACCACTATTATGACGTCTGGCACACGGTGAAAG GATTGTCAAAGAAGGTGGAGAAAATTTCCAGAGAGAAGGACTGTAGTTTGGTGAAGAAGTGGCGTAAGAGCATCACCAACCACCTGTACTGGTCTGCCACCAGCTCGGATTCAGGACCAGAGAAGGTAGCCAAATGGACCTCTATCATCAACCACATTCAAGACATTCACACACATTCTGACCCAGTGTTCCCTAGGTGTCAGCATGAACAAAGGGTGTCTAAGGACCGTAGCAAGTGGTTTCAACcag GTTCGACAGCACTGAATAGGCTACGTAAGGTCCTGATAAACAAGAGAGTCCTTTCAGATGTGGAGAAGCTGAGCCCATATGACCAGACATCAACTGTGGAGTCATTTCACAAAGTCGTGTTGCACTTTGCACCCAAAAATGTTGTCTTCCCCTTCACCGGAATGCTATGCAG GTTGTACCTCGCAGCGATGCACTTCAATGAGAATGCCGTCCAGCCACATGTGACATCTAAAGGGAAACTTGTGCACAAGCTTCACTTTCCAAAGGCCAAAAAGGGAGGACATACCGTCAAACCAGTAAAAACAGAGCCAACATTTTGTAAGCTtttccaaaaaaatgaaaatggctatGTCATCAACTTGATGAATACTGTTTTTGAAGAGGTTGTCCGTGATCCCCTTCCATATCTGGATGCCATACAGCGGATTCCTGTGCCTCCGGACTCGTCTGCTCAACATGAGACTAATCACACGACAGCAGCGGAGTAG
- the LOC127494593 gene encoding uncharacterized protein LOC127494593 isoform X4 encodes MMNLQTNNIIDIQLVQSNEVGGSYHMEKEGLRRSLDLLEESGVKSDCIVTDRHPQIQKFLKDRKINHYYDVWHTVKGLSKKVEKISREKDCSLVKKWRKSITNHLYWSATSSDSGPEKVAKWTSIINHIQDIHTHSDPVFPRCQHEQRVSKDRSKWFQPGSTALNRLRKVLINKRVLSDVEKLSPYDQTSTVESFHKVVLHFAPKNVVFPFTGMLCRLYLAAMHFNENAVQPHVTSKGKLVHKLHFPKAKKGGHTVKPVKTEPTFCKLFQKNENGYVINLMNTVFEEVVRDPLPYLDAIQRIPVPPDSSAQHETNHTTAAE; translated from the exons ATGATGAACTTGCAGACCAACAACATTATAGACATACAGCTGGTGCAG AGCAACGAGGTAGGAGGAAGCTACCACATGGAGAAGGAGGGCCTTAGAAGAAGCTTGGATCTCCTGGAGGAAAGCGGTGTAAAGTCGGACTGCATTGTCACTGACCGTCACCCCCAGATACAAAAGTTCCTAAAGGATCGTAAAATCAACCACTATTATGACGTCTGGCACACGGTGAAAG GATTGTCAAAGAAGGTGGAGAAAATTTCCAGAGAGAAGGACTGTAGTTTGGTGAAGAAGTGGCGTAAGAGCATCACCAACCACCTGTACTGGTCTGCCACCAGCTCGGATTCAGGACCAGAGAAGGTAGCCAAATGGACCTCTATCATCAACCACATTCAAGACATTCACACACATTCTGACCCAGTGTTCCCTAGGTGTCAGCATGAACAAAGGGTGTCTAAGGACCGTAGCAAGTGGTTTCAACcag GTTCGACAGCACTGAATAGGCTACGTAAGGTCCTGATAAACAAGAGAGTCCTTTCAGATGTGGAGAAGCTGAGCCCATATGACCAGACATCAACTGTGGAGTCATTTCACAAAGTCGTGTTGCACTTTGCACCCAAAAATGTTGTCTTCCCCTTCACCGGAATGCTATGCAG GTTGTACCTCGCAGCGATGCACTTCAATGAGAATGCCGTCCAGCCACATGTGACATCTAAAGGGAAACTTGTGCACAAGCTTCACTTTCCAAAGGCCAAAAAGGGAGGACATACCGTCAAACCAGTAAAAACAGAGCCAACATTTTGTAAGCTtttccaaaaaaatgaaaatggctatGTCATCAACTTGATGAATACTGTTTTTGAAGAGGTTGTCCGTGATCCCCTTCCATATCTGGATGCCATACAGCGGATTCCTGTGCCTCCGGACTCGTCTGCTCAACATGAGACTAATCACACGACAGCAGCGGAGTAG
- the LOC127494593 gene encoding uncharacterized protein LOC127494593 isoform X3, whose product MRADSSGYSAKYGSYTMMNLQTNNIIDIQLVQSNEVGGSYHMEKEGLRRSLDLLEESGVKSDCIVTDRHPQIQKFLKDRKINHYYDVWHTVKGLSKKVEKISREKDCSLVKKWRKSITNHLYWSATSSDSGPEKVAKWTSIINHIQDIHTHSDPVFPRCQHEQRVSKDRSKWFQPGSTALNRLRKVLINKRVLSDVEKLSPYDQTSTVESFHKVVLHFAPKNVVFPFTGMLCRLYLAAMHFNENAVQPHVTSKGKLVHKLHFPKAKKGGHTVKPVKTEPTFCKLFQKNENGYVINLMNTVFEEVVRDPLPYLDAIQRIPVPPDSSAQHETNHTTAAE is encoded by the exons ATGCGAGCAGACTCTTCAG GATATTCTGCAAAATATGGAAGCTACACCATGATGAACTTGCAGACCAACAACATTATAGACATACAGCTGGTGCAG AGCAACGAGGTAGGAGGAAGCTACCACATGGAGAAGGAGGGCCTTAGAAGAAGCTTGGATCTCCTGGAGGAAAGCGGTGTAAAGTCGGACTGCATTGTCACTGACCGTCACCCCCAGATACAAAAGTTCCTAAAGGATCGTAAAATCAACCACTATTATGACGTCTGGCACACGGTGAAAG GATTGTCAAAGAAGGTGGAGAAAATTTCCAGAGAGAAGGACTGTAGTTTGGTGAAGAAGTGGCGTAAGAGCATCACCAACCACCTGTACTGGTCTGCCACCAGCTCGGATTCAGGACCAGAGAAGGTAGCCAAATGGACCTCTATCATCAACCACATTCAAGACATTCACACACATTCTGACCCAGTGTTCCCTAGGTGTCAGCATGAACAAAGGGTGTCTAAGGACCGTAGCAAGTGGTTTCAACcag GTTCGACAGCACTGAATAGGCTACGTAAGGTCCTGATAAACAAGAGAGTCCTTTCAGATGTGGAGAAGCTGAGCCCATATGACCAGACATCAACTGTGGAGTCATTTCACAAAGTCGTGTTGCACTTTGCACCCAAAAATGTTGTCTTCCCCTTCACCGGAATGCTATGCAG GTTGTACCTCGCAGCGATGCACTTCAATGAGAATGCCGTCCAGCCACATGTGACATCTAAAGGGAAACTTGTGCACAAGCTTCACTTTCCAAAGGCCAAAAAGGGAGGACATACCGTCAAACCAGTAAAAACAGAGCCAACATTTTGTAAGCTtttccaaaaaaatgaaaatggctatGTCATCAACTTGATGAATACTGTTTTTGAAGAGGTTGTCCGTGATCCCCTTCCATATCTGGATGCCATACAGCGGATTCCTGTGCCTCCGGACTCGTCTGCTCAACATGAGACTAATCACACGACAGCAGCGGAGTAG